Proteins from one Streptomyces sp. NBC_00289 genomic window:
- a CDS encoding ABC transporter ATP-binding protein produces MTSAVTIPRHGGTGGRTAVAARARQVVKAYGSGETRVVALDHVDVDIVRGQFTAIMGPSGSGKSTLMHCLAGLDTVTSGQIYLDDTEITGLKDKKLTKLRRDRIGFIFQAFNLLPTLNALENITLPMDIAGRKPDRAWLDQVVDTVGLRERLRHRPNQLSGGQQQRVAVARALAARPEIIFGDEPTGNLDSRAGAEVLGFLRRSVDDLGQTIVMVTHDPVAASYADRVLYLADGRIVDEMYKPTADTVLDRMKDFDARGRTS; encoded by the coding sequence GTGACATCGGCTGTGACCATTCCCAGGCACGGGGGCACTGGAGGGCGTACGGCCGTTGCCGCACGGGCACGGCAGGTCGTGAAGGCGTACGGGTCCGGGGAGACCCGTGTCGTCGCCCTCGACCACGTCGACGTGGACATCGTCCGCGGCCAGTTCACCGCGATCATGGGCCCCTCGGGGTCCGGCAAGTCCACCCTGATGCACTGCCTCGCCGGGCTCGACACCGTGACGAGCGGTCAGATCTACCTGGACGACACCGAGATCACCGGGCTGAAGGACAAGAAGCTCACGAAGCTGCGCCGGGACCGGATCGGCTTCATCTTCCAGGCGTTCAACCTGCTCCCGACGCTCAACGCGCTCGAGAACATCACGCTGCCCATGGACATCGCGGGCCGCAAGCCGGACCGGGCCTGGCTGGACCAGGTCGTCGACACCGTCGGCCTCAGGGAGCGGCTGCGCCACCGGCCCAACCAGCTCTCCGGCGGCCAGCAGCAGCGGGTCGCGGTGGCCCGCGCCCTCGCCGCCCGGCCGGAGATCATCTTCGGCGACGAGCCGACCGGAAACCTCGACTCGCGCGCCGGCGCCGAGGTCCTGGGCTTCCTGCGCCGGTCCGTGGACGACCTCGGGCAGACCATCGTCATGGTCACCCACGACCCGGTGGCCGCCTCCTACGCGGACCGCGTGCTGTACCTCGCCGACGGCCGGATCGTCGACGAGATGTACAAGCCGACCGCCGACACGGTCCTCGACCGCATGAAGGACTTCGACGCCCGGGGGCGTACGTCATGA